The nucleotide window ACTTACCGATTTTAAATTTGATACAGAAGATTTTAATGTTCCTGAAGAACCGGTACAGCCCCGAGACGCTGCAAAGTTGATGGTTCTGAATCGAGAGGATCAGTCAATCAAACATGAAACTTTTGCAGATATTCATAAATATCTCAACGAGGGCGATGTTTTAATTTATAATGATACCAAGGTTTTTCCCGCACGGCTGAAAGGAAAAAAGGAGAAGACAGATGCGGATATTGAGGTGTTTTTGCTTCGCGAGCTGGTACCCGAAAATATGTTATGGGATGTGCTTGTAGAGCCGGCACGAAAAATAAGGATTGGTAATAAGCTCTATTTTGGTCCAAATTTGATGGCTGAGGTTATCGATAATACAACCTCACGTGGGCGAACCATTCGATTTTTGTTTGAAGGTTCAAATGAAGAGTTATACCACATTTTAGATAATATTGGCGAAATGCCATTGCCTCCATATATCGAACGGGAAGCGCGAGAAGAAGATAAAGAGCAGTATCAAACTATTTTTGCCAAGGAGCGTGGTTCAGTTGCGGCGCCGTTTGCTGCTATGCATTTTACCGATGAGCTTGTTGAAAAGCTCAAGGATAAAGGCGTTGAGATGTTGCCTATTACCATGCATATCGGATGGGGGACCTTCCGTCCATGCGAAGTTGAGGACTTGACTAAGCACCGAACGGATTCTGAAAACTATTATATATCAGAAGAAACGTCAGCTAAAGTTAATGAAGCACTGGCTGATCCCGACCGCAAAGTTGTAGGATGCGGAACAACATCGGTTAGAACTATCGAAACCAGCATTACCGCCAGTGGTATTTCCAAGCCAGGTACTGGTTGGACTGACAAGTTTATCTTTCCGCCGTATGATTTTAAGATTACGGAAGGGGTGATCACGAATTTCCATCGTCCTGAATCAACAATGCTGATGTTGGGTGCGGCTTTTGCCGGTTATGATTTTCTGATGGAAGCGTATGAGGAAGCTCAGGAAAATGATTATCGTTTCTTCGCCTTTGGTGACTCAATGTTGATTATCTAACTGTGGCTACGAAAGCGCTTATTATCCCGGCTGCTGGTATAGGTAGCCGCATGCAAAAGGATATCCCTAAGCCCTTTTTGCAGTTGGGGG belongs to Fodinibius sp. Rm-B-1B1-1 and includes:
- the queA gene encoding tRNA preQ1(34) S-adenosylmethionine ribosyltransferase-isomerase QueA — its product is MKLTDFKFDTEDFNVPEEPVQPRDAAKLMVLNREDQSIKHETFADIHKYLNEGDVLIYNDTKVFPARLKGKKEKTDADIEVFLLRELVPENMLWDVLVEPARKIRIGNKLYFGPNLMAEVIDNTTSRGRTIRFLFEGSNEELYHILDNIGEMPLPPYIEREAREEDKEQYQTIFAKERGSVAAPFAAMHFTDELVEKLKDKGVEMLPITMHIGWGTFRPCEVEDLTKHRTDSENYYISEETSAKVNEALADPDRKVVGCGTTSVRTIETSITASGISKPGTGWTDKFIFPPYDFKITEGVITNFHRPESTMLMLGAAFAGYDFLMEAYEEAQENDYRFFAFGDSMLII